One Paraburkholderia phytofirmans OLGA172 genomic window carries:
- a CDS encoding AAA family ATPase, translated as MVDGFELVEQQVDAEVAYLARPTGEHLVTFIAENPAFEGLGTVKARRLWERFGEQLYQLLDAADPSPFADVLSAAAAQRLVEAWACHGESRTLQWLQAAGFDIGLGRKVLRYFGGEAQARIEEDPYRLLSFAGKWSTVDLMAQTQFGVQSDDPRRLRGAGEEACYRMFAAGHTAMLSADLVEQVAPLLGRPPVGVQWRDLLATAVSEGLKSGHIVQTQHGLQPLGALVMERQVAKAIQERLTGGIERLLPGHRVERIITACEAEDGIELNPEQRNAIRMADEYAFACITGGAGVGKTTVLRSLCRLYQDAGTKVLQVALAGRAAKRMQEATGLPAFTIASFLKSVNNLTFDGPTVLVIDEASMVDIVSMSRLCQALLPHVRLVLVGDPYQLMPVGPGLVLHCVMRVPRIPSTELKTVKRYGGEIAAVASAVREGVWPSISADETASVAFIHCDDRQIAERVADLYAVDTAGTQVLAPLRNGPAGTKVLNQVCQQRFTGDGPTVTRWNDEFDRPEYCGFNLGDVVLCTRNLWDKGLQNGSMGRVVEVESLATKPSDDAERVLAWVEWDDGVCRELTSEMLEDVELGFAATVHKAQGSQWRRVIIPVTRSRLLDRTLLYTALTRAQVQVILVGDVEAAQKAVEAPPKAHSRKVALDLALMHYLMQADDNVLLPA; from the coding sequence GTGGTTGACGGCTTCGAGCTGGTTGAGCAGCAGGTCGATGCGGAGGTCGCGTATCTCGCCCGCCCGACCGGCGAGCATCTCGTCACGTTCATTGCCGAGAACCCCGCCTTCGAGGGACTCGGAACAGTCAAAGCCAGACGGCTCTGGGAGCGCTTCGGCGAGCAGTTGTATCAATTGCTGGACGCGGCCGACCCGTCGCCGTTCGCCGACGTCCTCTCTGCTGCGGCAGCTCAGCGTCTGGTTGAGGCCTGGGCTTGTCACGGCGAGTCCCGCACCCTTCAGTGGCTTCAGGCCGCTGGCTTCGACATCGGACTGGGACGGAAGGTGCTGCGGTACTTCGGTGGTGAAGCGCAAGCTCGCATTGAGGAAGACCCCTATCGCCTGCTATCGTTTGCCGGCAAATGGTCGACCGTCGACCTGATGGCACAAACGCAGTTCGGCGTTCAGTCCGACGACCCTCGCCGGCTGCGGGGAGCCGGCGAGGAGGCGTGCTATCGGATGTTCGCCGCCGGCCACACGGCAATGCTGTCGGCGGACCTGGTCGAGCAGGTCGCCCCGCTGCTGGGACGACCGCCAGTCGGCGTTCAATGGCGAGATTTGCTCGCGACCGCCGTGTCGGAGGGCCTCAAAAGCGGCCACATCGTTCAGACGCAGCACGGCCTGCAACCGCTGGGCGCTCTGGTTATGGAGCGTCAGGTAGCCAAGGCTATCCAGGAGCGTTTGACCGGCGGCATCGAGCGACTGCTTCCTGGTCATCGGGTCGAGCGAATCATCACGGCTTGCGAAGCTGAAGACGGCATTGAGCTGAACCCGGAGCAGCGGAATGCTATCAGGATGGCCGACGAGTACGCGTTTGCCTGCATCACCGGTGGGGCTGGCGTGGGCAAGACGACCGTGCTCAGGTCGTTGTGTCGGCTGTATCAGGACGCAGGAACCAAAGTGCTACAGGTGGCACTTGCAGGACGCGCAGCGAAGCGGATGCAGGAAGCCACTGGTCTGCCCGCATTCACGATTGCCAGCTTCCTTAAGAGCGTCAACAACCTGACCTTCGATGGTCCCACGGTGTTGGTCATCGATGAGGCGAGCATGGTTGACATCGTCTCGATGAGCCGCCTGTGCCAGGCGCTACTTCCTCACGTACGACTCGTTCTCGTTGGTGACCCCTACCAGCTCATGCCGGTCGGGCCTGGTCTCGTCCTTCACTGTGTCATGAGGGTGCCACGCATTCCCTCGACCGAGCTCAAGACCGTGAAGCGCTATGGAGGGGAGATTGCCGCCGTGGCTTCGGCCGTGCGGGAGGGGGTGTGGCCGAGCATCTCTGCCGACGAGACGGCGTCCGTTGCCTTCATCCATTGTGATGACCGGCAAATCGCGGAAAGAGTGGCGGACCTTTATGCCGTCGATACCGCTGGCACGCAGGTCCTTGCGCCGCTGCGAAACGGCCCGGCAGGGACCAAGGTACTCAACCAGGTCTGCCAGCAGCGATTCACCGGCGACGGGCCAACTGTGACTCGGTGGAACGACGAGTTCGACAGGCCTGAGTACTGTGGTTTCAACCTTGGAGATGTCGTTCTCTGCACTCGCAACCTCTGGGACAAAGGACTGCAGAACGGGTCAATGGGTCGGGTTGTGGAGGTCGAATCCCTCGCTACCAAGCCCAGCGATGACGCTGAACGGGTGCTGGCCTGGGTCGAGTGGGACGATGGCGTTTGCCGGGAGCTCACGTCCGAGATGCTTGAGGATGTCGAGCTCGGGTTCGCGGCGACGGTTCACAAGGCCCAAGGCTCTCAGTGGCGCCGCGTCATCATCCCGGTCACCAGGTCAAGGCTGCTGGACCGAACGCTGTTATACACAGCCCTCACTCGTGCCCAGGTTCAGGTCATCCTGGTCGGAGACGTCGAGGCCGCCCAAAAGGCAGTGGAAGCCCCGCCGAAGGCACACAGTCGAAAGGTAGCGTTGGACCTAGCCTTGATGCATTACCTCATGCAAGCCGACGATAATGTCCTTCTGCCGGCCTGA
- a CDS encoding VPA1267 family protein, with product MASGQQVAEENVRRFTTWAASRTDEDFRNMVTRGVLSRTEIAAECGFAKSALAQNPRIRDALKNLEADLRERGVLPQLVSGDEPEASPLRLRAAESPRAAQDAERLSRLEQENASLKAENAELKRMLGRYAVLQEVLAETGRLPR from the coding sequence ATGGCAAGCGGACAGCAGGTCGCCGAGGAGAATGTGCGTCGGTTCACGACCTGGGCGGCATCGAGGACCGACGAGGACTTCCGGAACATGGTGACGCGAGGCGTCCTGTCGCGCACGGAAATCGCGGCAGAGTGTGGGTTTGCGAAATCGGCGCTCGCGCAGAATCCACGGATTCGGGATGCGCTCAAGAACCTGGAGGCGGACCTGCGCGAGCGTGGCGTGCTTCCGCAGCTTGTGTCGGGAGACGAGCCGGAAGCGTCGCCGCTCAGACTCCGAGCCGCTGAGTCACCTCGCGCGGCTCAGGATGCTGAGCGCCTTTCTCGCCTGGAGCAGGAGAACGCGAGCCTGAAGGCGGAGAATGCCGAGCTCAAGCGCATGTTAGGCCGTTACGCGGTGCTTCAGGAGGTCCTCGCGGAAACGGGGAGGCTTCCTCGGTGA
- a CDS encoding site-specific integrase: protein MLQTNELRSSTALVITLPKRVFTRSKSSFDPNDDVWEWADGPADAYIDFRRYNNGFEAFVPWLKHALLPFVKGHSSAHVMNLNGAFTHFVDAMPTCPEGAIGAQHISNYAAKLGAHEIGRLGTLNGLLQKWVNLGLPGVEPECATYLLERKKPGNEKGKAVRTRDPVAGPLSEEEYTALYSAVNAAYGRGELPLWTLLLTRLLLACGGRISQYASLKLCDFDSTTLVLSLPQAKTGLEHARISFLAFDISPQTGRLIADYISGLREEEYDDNSAFFPQALVMPRGPRKQRRAIDDLFYGHCTPETLSAWFSTLMTEIAPPTSRLDFAPTPLTAQRFRYTFGTRLAEEGASKVIIANRMGHADLQQVDVYVAASPKIVENIDRAMGAMLAPLAQAFKGQLVLDEEHTTHKGAPGSRIIDFRVSKDPVGSCAGQGKSCAFNKPVACYGCFRFEPWLDAPHEKVLERLESERENWSADDRMAAVNDEPIRAVKEVIALCAQVWQQRAEQESEAVS from the coding sequence ATGTTACAGACAAATGAACTGCGTTCCTCCACCGCTCTTGTTATTACTTTGCCCAAGCGTGTATTCACGCGCAGCAAGAGCAGCTTCGACCCAAACGACGACGTCTGGGAGTGGGCGGATGGCCCGGCGGACGCGTACATTGACTTTCGACGTTACAACAACGGCTTCGAAGCGTTCGTTCCGTGGCTCAAGCATGCCCTGCTTCCGTTCGTCAAGGGGCACTCATCTGCGCATGTCATGAACCTGAATGGGGCGTTCACCCATTTCGTAGACGCCATGCCGACATGCCCGGAAGGGGCCATTGGCGCGCAGCATATCTCCAACTACGCAGCCAAGCTGGGTGCTCACGAAATCGGGCGGCTCGGGACCCTCAACGGTCTGCTACAAAAGTGGGTGAACCTCGGTCTGCCCGGCGTCGAGCCGGAGTGTGCCACGTACTTGCTCGAGCGCAAGAAGCCCGGCAATGAGAAGGGCAAGGCGGTCAGGACGCGTGACCCAGTCGCAGGACCGCTGAGCGAGGAGGAATACACCGCGCTGTACTCGGCGGTCAACGCTGCCTATGGTCGCGGTGAGTTACCGTTGTGGACGCTTCTGCTCACCAGACTACTCTTGGCGTGCGGCGGTCGTATCTCTCAATATGCTTCACTCAAACTCTGTGACTTTGACAGCACGACGTTAGTGCTTAGCCTTCCTCAGGCCAAAACGGGCTTGGAGCACGCGCGAATCAGCTTCCTCGCGTTTGACATCAGTCCACAAACGGGACGGCTCATCGCAGACTATATAAGTGGTTTGCGCGAGGAGGAATACGACGACAACTCCGCCTTCTTCCCACAAGCCCTGGTCATGCCTCGGGGACCTCGCAAACAACGTCGGGCCATTGACGACCTGTTCTACGGGCATTGCACTCCGGAAACACTGTCGGCGTGGTTCAGTACCCTTATGACGGAAATTGCACCGCCAACTTCCCGGCTCGACTTCGCGCCGACGCCTCTGACGGCACAGAGATTCCGGTACACCTTCGGCACCCGGCTAGCCGAGGAAGGTGCAAGCAAGGTAATCATCGCGAACCGGATGGGCCATGCAGACCTCCAGCAGGTTGACGTCTATGTCGCAGCCTCTCCAAAGATTGTTGAAAACATCGACCGGGCTATGGGGGCTATGCTTGCTCCGCTCGCCCAGGCTTTTAAAGGGCAGCTCGTGCTGGATGAGGAGCACACGACCCACAAGGGCGCTCCCGGGAGCCGTATCATTGACTTCCGGGTCTCAAAGGACCCGGTGGGTAGCTGCGCGGGACAAGGCAAAAGCTGTGCCTTCAACAAGCCGGTCGCCTGCTACGGATGCTTCCGGTTCGAGCCGTGGCTCGACGCTCCGCACGAGAAGGTGCTTGAGCGCCTGGAGTCTGAGCGGGAAAACTGGTCGGCGGACGACCGAATGGCGGCGGTGAATGATGAGCCCATCCGGGCAGTCAAGGAGGTCATCGCGCTTTGCGCCCAGGTTTGGCAGCAGCGTGCCGAACAGGAATCGGAGGCGGTGTCATGA
- a CDS encoding tyrosine-type recombinase/integrase, giving the protein MNKYRKRGRAANTIHGICMVLALLYRELAKHKIDLLERLRVGQFLTIPQLNRLADAAQYRVDDLSYEDAEEPGTSKVIDIRRIRMRRKAAVEQAKAVSVATQASRLRYMADFLEFLAMYVGATLPAPLRKELAIESAHALKAFLAQVPKVPKRAKLGAREGLSKEDQDRLLAVVRLDSPDNPWQQGYVRYRNWLMVVLLLATGMRRGELLGIQLKDLHQSLPKLRIIRRADASEDPRRIQPNTKTNDREVEVRPEIMRAVWNYIRRHRKKIKAARKHPQLIVTDDGYPLSLGSVDKIFRQLREACPGLPVTLTSHVMRHTWNERFSEQAELLGLTDAVEEKARNEQQGWTDNSKSAATYTRRHASRKGREVSLKLQEQLDVTDK; this is encoded by the coding sequence TTGAACAAGTACCGCAAGCGCGGTCGAGCCGCCAACACGATTCATGGCATTTGCATGGTGTTGGCTTTGCTATACAGAGAGCTGGCTAAGCACAAAATCGATTTGCTCGAACGATTGCGGGTCGGTCAGTTCCTGACGATACCTCAGCTCAACCGATTAGCCGATGCTGCTCAGTATCGAGTGGATGACCTGTCCTACGAAGACGCAGAGGAACCAGGTACATCAAAAGTCATTGATATCCGACGAATCCGCATGCGTCGCAAAGCGGCAGTCGAGCAGGCCAAGGCGGTCAGCGTAGCTACCCAAGCCTCCCGACTTCGGTACATGGCGGATTTCCTGGAGTTCTTGGCGATGTATGTGGGTGCGACGCTGCCGGCGCCCCTGCGAAAGGAATTGGCGATTGAAAGCGCTCACGCGCTCAAAGCATTTCTGGCTCAAGTGCCCAAAGTCCCCAAGCGTGCCAAGCTCGGTGCCCGGGAGGGACTTTCTAAGGAGGACCAGGACCGGCTCCTCGCTGTGGTTCGCCTAGACTCGCCCGACAACCCGTGGCAGCAAGGTTATGTCCGCTACCGGAATTGGCTGATGGTTGTGCTCTTGCTCGCGACCGGCATGCGTCGCGGCGAGTTGCTGGGCATTCAGCTTAAAGACCTCCATCAAAGCCTGCCCAAGCTGCGCATCATCCGGCGGGCCGATGCAAGTGAAGACCCCCGTCGCATTCAGCCGAATACCAAGACCAACGACCGAGAGGTGGAGGTGCGGCCGGAAATTATGCGGGCCGTCTGGAACTACATTAGGCGTCACAGAAAGAAAATCAAGGCCGCTCGCAAGCACCCGCAGCTCATCGTTACAGACGATGGCTACCCGTTGTCATTGGGTAGCGTCGACAAGATATTCCGGCAGCTTCGCGAGGCTTGCCCAGGCTTGCCCGTCACGCTGACGAGCCATGTGATGCGCCACACCTGGAATGAACGCTTCTCCGAGCAGGCTGAACTGCTGGGGCTGACGGATGCCGTCGAAGAGAAAGCCCGGAATGAACAGCAAGGGTGGACCGATAACTCGAAGTCCGCTGCAACCTATACCCGTCGTCACGCGAGCCGTAAAGGACGGGAAGTCTCCCTGAAACTACAAGAACAGCTCGATGTTACAGACAAATGA
- a CDS encoding phage antirepressor N-terminal domain-containing protein: MHPSTRALSRQIKVPFHGTDLYVVEHDGQPYTAVKPIVEGMGLDWKSQQVKMRQRFRSSMAEIAMIGGDGQLRPMTCLPVRKLPGWLHSISLGKVRPAVRERVAEYQAECDDALWRFWNAGVNVNMHQVCSGREKSTSADRADALRLATELVIDRHVPYSSAYRVMHFYAGACSFRDMSRDQAMLATEFASRLLSHLDTLGDWEQIDKHRSRLLCGPVQLSLALHPRLGPSY, encoded by the coding sequence ATGCATCCTAGCACGCGGGCGTTATCACGCCAAATCAAAGTGCCTTTCCATGGTACCGACCTTTACGTTGTGGAACATGATGGCCAGCCATATACCGCTGTCAAACCGATAGTCGAGGGCATGGGACTTGACTGGAAGAGCCAGCAAGTGAAAATGCGACAGCGCTTTCGCTCAAGCATGGCGGAAATCGCCATGATTGGTGGGGACGGTCAACTTCGCCCCATGACCTGTCTACCGGTCAGAAAGCTTCCCGGGTGGTTGCACTCGATAAGCCTCGGAAAAGTCCGCCCTGCAGTCCGTGAGCGCGTCGCCGAGTATCAGGCCGAGTGTGATGATGCGCTGTGGCGATTTTGGAACGCAGGCGTCAACGTCAATATGCATCAAGTGTGTAGTGGTCGTGAAAAAAGTACTTCCGCCGATCGCGCCGACGCACTCCGGCTTGCCACCGAGCTTGTCATTGATCGACACGTTCCGTACAGCTCCGCGTATCGAGTCATGCATTTTTATGCTGGCGCATGCAGCTTTCGGGACATGAGCCGCGACCAAGCGATGCTGGCAACTGAATTTGCGAGTCGCCTGTTATCCCACCTTGATACGCTCGGAGACTGGGAGCAAATCGACAAACATCGAAGCCGACTGCTTTGTGGACCGGTGCAATTATCCCTAGCACTTCACCCGCGACTCGGGCCGAGCTACTAG
- a CDS encoding Arc family DNA-binding protein produces the protein MMQKEKLVAKQPSAYPLRMPPELREALQASADAAGHSLNNEIVARLEKSIGPPPKIPKGLEDIIKAASTDINESVEEAALRLVVAGIRSEDFRRSVQAKDAAGRYREIAVHELLISTSEKLAELAHYVGQVPAADRERAAAAIRHSDAVRRYVRQLDLFRSMDG, from the coding sequence ATGATGCAAAAAGAGAAGCTGGTAGCAAAGCAACCCTCTGCATACCCGTTGAGGATGCCGCCGGAATTGCGCGAGGCACTGCAGGCTTCCGCTGATGCCGCTGGCCACAGTCTCAATAACGAAATCGTGGCGCGACTTGAGAAGAGTATTGGTCCGCCTCCGAAAATCCCGAAGGGGCTCGAGGACATCATCAAGGCTGCGTCGACGGACATCAATGAATCAGTGGAAGAGGCGGCGCTACGTCTGGTCGTAGCTGGAATTCGCTCGGAGGACTTTCGGCGCTCAGTGCAAGCCAAGGATGCCGCTGGACGGTATCGTGAAATCGCCGTTCATGAACTGCTGATTTCGACCAGCGAGAAGTTGGCCGAACTTGCGCACTACGTCGGTCAAGTTCCGGCGGCAGATAGGGAGCGAGCGGCAGCGGCGATTCGCCATAGCGATGCAGTACGCCGCTACGTACGACAGCTCGACCTTTTTCGGTCTATGGACGGGTAG
- a CDS encoding CaiB/BaiF CoA transferase family protein codes for MQNPSLDHTSNLAPTGALAHLRVLDLSRVLAGPWCSQNLADMGAEVIKVERPRTGDDTRSWGPPWIKNEDGTDTHDSTYFASANRNKKSITVDISTPEGQDLIRKLAAKSDVVIENYKVGDLKRYGLDYATLAEINPRLVYCSITGYGQDGPDANKPGYDIVFQAVGGLMSVTGERDDLPGGGPQKAGLPIVDVMTGMYATIAILSALQYRTVSNRGQYIDMALLDCIVALGGNQVTGFFASDKTPHRYGNAHASLVPYQVFTVKDGEIVVAVGNDTQWKQYCKAIERPDLAADPRWDKATGRITGRNELIPELAGTMLERGALEWIRHLDAHGVPCGRINDYRQVFEDAQVRHRSLRVDVPREDGAMASTIASPLRLRDTPPAYRRAPPSLGDCTDDVLSGLLGCNTEDITLYRDRGII; via the coding sequence ATGCAAAACCCTTCACTGGATCACACATCGAATCTCGCGCCGACCGGCGCCCTCGCCCATCTCCGGGTGCTGGACCTTTCCCGCGTGCTCGCGGGTCCGTGGTGCAGCCAGAACCTCGCCGACATGGGCGCCGAGGTGATCAAGGTCGAGCGCCCGCGAACAGGCGATGACACACGCAGCTGGGGACCGCCGTGGATCAAGAACGAGGACGGTACCGACACGCACGACTCCACCTACTTCGCATCCGCGAACAGGAACAAGAAATCGATCACCGTCGATATCTCGACACCGGAAGGACAGGACTTGATCCGCAAGCTTGCTGCAAAAAGCGACGTCGTGATCGAGAACTACAAGGTCGGCGACCTCAAGCGCTACGGTCTCGACTACGCGACGCTCGCTGAGATCAATCCGAGGCTCGTCTATTGTTCAATCACCGGTTACGGACAGGATGGCCCAGACGCCAACAAACCCGGCTATGACATCGTGTTTCAGGCGGTCGGCGGATTGATGAGCGTGACCGGCGAGCGCGATGACCTCCCGGGCGGTGGACCGCAAAAGGCAGGGCTTCCGATAGTGGATGTCATGACCGGCATGTACGCGACCATCGCTATCCTGTCGGCCCTGCAATACCGCACGGTCTCGAACCGAGGCCAATACATCGACATGGCATTGCTCGACTGCATAGTGGCGCTAGGTGGAAATCAGGTGACCGGATTCTTCGCGAGCGACAAGACCCCGCACCGCTATGGAAATGCGCATGCGAGCCTCGTTCCGTATCAGGTTTTCACGGTCAAAGACGGCGAGATCGTCGTCGCCGTCGGCAACGACACGCAATGGAAGCAGTACTGCAAGGCAATCGAACGCCCCGATCTGGCTGCCGATCCACGCTGGGACAAAGCCACCGGGCGGATTACGGGCCGCAATGAACTCATCCCCGAACTCGCAGGAACCATGCTCGAACGCGGCGCGCTGGAGTGGATCCGGCACCTCGACGCGCATGGCGTGCCCTGCGGACGAATCAACGACTACCGGCAGGTCTTCGAAGACGCGCAGGTCAGGCATCGGTCGTTGCGCGTCGATGTGCCGAGGGAAGACGGCGCAATGGCGTCGACCATTGCCAGCCCGCTCAGGTTGCGGGATACGCCACCCGCCTATCGGCGCGCACCGCCTTCGCTCGGCGATTGCACCGACGATGTGTTGAGCGGCCTCCTGGGCTGCAACACCGAAGACATCACCTTGTATCGGGACCGCGGAATCATCTGA
- a CDS encoding MaoC family dehydratase has translation MTSTFESLQRGQLIEGTPFSPTRESIREFCEASLDFNPLHLDDQYMPGDFRKTNFGGIIMHGMNNFGVITKMLTDWLYPAGGVQRRLETRWKAPVKPGDVITPRATVTSVNETSKGRWAVLDVQVFNQRGEEIAVGEATAEFPKDWAPA, from the coding sequence ATGACTTCGACATTCGAAAGCCTGCAGCGCGGCCAACTCATCGAGGGTACACCGTTCTCCCCGACGCGCGAATCGATTCGCGAATTCTGCGAAGCGTCGCTGGATTTCAATCCGCTTCATCTCGACGATCAGTACATGCCGGGCGATTTCCGCAAGACCAACTTTGGCGGAATCATCATGCATGGCATGAACAATTTCGGCGTTATCACAAAGATGCTGACCGACTGGCTTTATCCGGCCGGGGGCGTGCAGCGTCGTCTTGAGACGCGCTGGAAAGCGCCCGTCAAACCGGGCGACGTGATTACGCCGCGTGCCACTGTCACGTCAGTCAACGAAACCAGCAAGGGACGCTGGGCGGTGCTCGACGTGCAGGTATTCAATCAGCGTGGCGAAGAAATCGCGGTCGGCGAGGCGACGGCCGAGTTTCCGAAAGATTGGGCGCCGGCCTGA
- a CDS encoding MaoC family dehydratase, translating to MNAPTFETDFWKDAGLRKTWDDIIPGEPRKTLPYTLTKEAIQKLCRVIGDTHPLYFDEEYARQTPYGGLIAPPTIHILLMFSCTPADDWMRSPGTINAGQSWNYNVPARPGDVIRLQARALDKFIKRDRLFVVHDNVFFNQHDQVICSGRGWSIRAF from the coding sequence ATGAACGCTCCGACATTCGAGACAGATTTCTGGAAAGACGCCGGGTTGCGCAAGACCTGGGATGACATCATCCCGGGCGAGCCCCGCAAGACGCTGCCCTACACCCTGACCAAGGAAGCGATCCAAAAGCTTTGCCGCGTGATCGGCGATACGCATCCGTTGTACTTCGACGAGGAGTACGCCAGGCAGACGCCCTACGGCGGACTCATTGCGCCTCCGACCATTCACATTCTTCTGATGTTCTCCTGCACGCCAGCCGACGACTGGATGCGCAGTCCCGGCACTATCAACGCAGGTCAATCGTGGAATTACAACGTCCCGGCGCGACCAGGCGACGTCATCCGGCTTCAGGCACGCGCACTCGACAAGTTCATCAAGAGGGACCGACTCTTCGTGGTGCATGACAACGTTTTTTTCAATCAGCACGATCAGGTGATCTGTTCGGGCCGCGGTTGGAGCATCCGCGCGTTCTAA
- a CDS encoding IclR family transcriptional regulator domain-containing protein, translating to MATPDSESFVRTFARGLAVIEVMGQRASRQTLGEIAEGVGLPRTAVRRFLMTLIDLVFVATDGKYYWLTPRVLRLGLSYLSSLPYWRDAQTTLEELSTRVRQSCALSVLDGSDIVYILRQHSKRILAMSPTLGSRLPAHVVSMGRVLLAGLPDDELDAYLQGATLQQLTSATLTDKAILRERILQARAQGYAWVDGELDESICGLAVPVRDKQGAVIAAINISLPAGQYTEGDAIQHYLPELRQAASHLRAAS from the coding sequence ATGGCCACGCCAGACAGCGAGTCATTCGTGCGCACTTTCGCGCGCGGGCTCGCCGTGATTGAAGTGATGGGGCAACGTGCGAGCCGTCAGACACTCGGGGAAATTGCGGAGGGTGTTGGCTTGCCGCGCACAGCGGTGCGGCGGTTCCTGATGACGTTGATCGATCTCGTGTTTGTCGCGACCGACGGCAAGTATTATTGGTTGACGCCGCGCGTGCTCAGGCTTGGTCTGTCGTACCTAAGTTCGCTGCCTTACTGGCGGGATGCGCAGACCACACTCGAGGAACTGTCTACGCGAGTTCGGCAGTCGTGTGCGCTGTCAGTGCTCGACGGCTCGGACATCGTGTACATCCTGAGGCAGCATTCAAAGCGGATACTCGCAATGAGTCCGACGCTCGGCAGCCGATTGCCCGCGCATGTAGTTTCGATGGGTCGTGTACTGCTTGCGGGTTTGCCAGACGATGAGTTGGATGCGTATCTTCAGGGCGCCACGCTGCAGCAATTGACGAGCGCTACGCTGACCGACAAGGCGATTCTGCGCGAGCGCATTCTCCAGGCACGCGCGCAGGGTTATGCGTGGGTCGACGGCGAACTTGACGAGTCGATCTGCGGCCTTGCCGTGCCTGTACGGGACAAGCAAGGAGCAGTCATCGCAGCGATCAACATCAGCTTGCCAGCGGGCCAGTACACCGAAGGAGATGCGATACAGCACTACCTGCCGGAGCTCCGCCAGGCGGCGTCTCATCTGAGGGCAGCGTCGTAG
- a CDS encoding ABC transporter ATP-binding protein: MGLLEIRDLHVSYGNVEVLHGVSLDVAEGEIVALLGSNGAGKTTTLRAISGLIRPRSGQIVMAGHLLTGLRAHQIVALGLGHVPEGRRMFGALTVEENLRLGGYLIRADGALLEQRMTEVYRTFPRLGERRSQLAGTLSGGEQQMLAIARALMLRPRVVVLDEPSMGLAPKLVRVIFGMIADICKEGTSILLVEQNARQALRIAHRAYVLESGRIALAGPARDLAQDSRVRAAYLGGSAVATE, from the coding sequence GTGGGACTCCTAGAAATCCGCGATCTGCATGTGAGCTATGGGAACGTAGAGGTTCTGCACGGCGTCTCGCTGGACGTCGCGGAAGGTGAGATCGTGGCCTTGCTCGGCAGCAACGGGGCCGGCAAGACCACGACGCTACGCGCCATTTCCGGCCTGATTCGCCCACGTTCTGGACAGATCGTGATGGCCGGGCACCTGCTCACCGGACTGCGCGCCCACCAGATCGTGGCCCTGGGTCTCGGTCATGTGCCGGAAGGCCGTCGCATGTTCGGAGCGCTGACAGTCGAGGAAAATCTGCGGCTCGGCGGTTATCTGATCCGGGCCGACGGCGCCTTGCTGGAACAGCGGATGACCGAGGTCTATCGGACTTTTCCGCGACTCGGGGAGCGGCGTAGCCAGTTGGCGGGCACGCTCAGCGGTGGCGAACAACAGATGCTGGCAATCGCACGCGCTTTAATGCTGCGGCCTCGCGTTGTTGTGCTGGACGAACCGTCCATGGGACTGGCGCCGAAGCTGGTCCGGGTGATCTTCGGCATGATTGCAGACATTTGCAAGGAAGGCACCTCGATCCTTCTCGTCGAGCAGAACGCACGCCAGGCACTGCGTATTGCTCATCGGGCCTATGTGCTGGAAAGCGGCCGCATCGCGCTAGCCGGCCCGGCCCGGGATCTGGCGCAGGATAGCCGGGTGCGCGCAGCGTATCTGGGTGGGAGTGCTGTGGCGACGGAGTGA